The window CAAGTAAGCCTGTTGTTGACAATATTGGTCTGTTGTGATTGGTTTCTCATATTCATCATGTCCATTCTCATGTATTCATATTAACCATCCATTACTCcatccatcgtcacccccatCTTGCACCCTAAGTGGGACTTATTAAATATTTTCATTATTTACAtcagtgtgtttttgtgtgctgtggagtgtggacaaagttttattgaaaactaaacatgcaaacCTGCATGCACGCGACACTTGTACTGCTGAGCGTCATGGACCCAGGCGCCTTCAAAGACACCAACACTGCAGATTCGCTGGTGAACCTGGCAAAAAAACTCACCAACATCATCGACAAAAACAGTCAGGGTGCATTGGACTTAGAAGCCAGATCCTACACGACTGACAAGGATGTCAAAAGGCTGGCCCTCAGCTTCGAGACCACAGACGATGCCCGAATTGACCAAGACTTCTGGGCCCATGTGTTTGACCTCAAGACCTCAGGAAAgcaacaaaaatacaaacatcTTTCCAATCGAGTACAAGCTGCAATAACAAGAATGTTTTCAGGCCCCCTTGTCGAGTCGTCTTTCAATATCATGGATGACATTGTGAGGTCGGACAGGTCAAGGCTTAATGTTGAAACGTATGAGGCAACGGCGATAATTAAATCAAGTCTGAAAGCCAGAGATGCCTCAGCCACAACTCTACAACTGTCATCAACGGTGAAGAAAGAAGTACTGAAAGCAAAGGCAAACTATGTTCTTGACTTTGAAAAGCGGAAGAAAGAGAAGCAAGAGAAGAAGCGAAAAAGATTGACTGATGCGGTGGAGCAGATCACTCAGCAGCCAAGTTCGAAGAGGAGGAGGATAGCGTGTGGCACTGGAAGGCCCTCAGTCAACAACCTATCCGCAACCCCAGCTACCATCACCTCCCAGTCCTTACCAATCCCCTGTGTTCCATCCCCTGCCCCTGCTGTTCAACATGGTTCTGCAAGCTCAACTCCTGCAAGTTCTTCTCTCAGCAAAAAGAAGACTGTTGTACCCCAAAAAAAGGACACAAGCAACTCtcgattttttgttttcttgatcaATGATGAGTGACATCCGGGATCCCAGAACTGAAAACTTGTTGATACATTTTTTGATACATTTTTCCTGGACTTGTGAAGTTCTGCATTGTTCAAGATCTACACTTTTTCTGTCAGTGTCATTTTGGAGGACTATCTGTATCACCAACTACATATGGCTTAGTTTTTGGACTTGAAATCTGTTCTgtctaccttcttcttcttcgttcatgggcttagactcccacgtacactcgtgtttttgcacgagtggaattttacgtgtatgaccgtttttaccccgccatttaggcagccatacgccgctttcggaggaagcatgctggatattttcgtgtttctataaccccccgaactctgacatggattacaggatcttttccgtgcgcacttggtcttgtgcttgcgtgtacacacgaagggggataagccactagcaggtctgcacataagttgacctgggagatcggaaaaatctccacacttaacccaccaggcggccgcggccaggattcgaaccctcgaccttccgattaagaggccgacgtcttaccaccccgccacagcgcccgtcagttCTGTCTACCAACTTCATAACTGTGTTTCAGTTTATTATTCTTGGAATTAACATGTCATGGTGTGTGGTGACAAGGTTAGGTGGATTCATGcaacaagtttttgtttctcgaGCTGAGAGTGAGGTTCACCCAACAGGCAACATCCCAGAACTGAACACTTTTTGATTGGAAACAATTTCCTTGGACTTCAGGTATGACTTTTTCTAGAGTGTAAACTGAACTGTTCATGAGGCATAATTTGTCTGCTGATTAATCAAGTCTTTGTTGTGCTGTTATCAATTGCTTTGAAGGAGGATATAatttttgctgttttgtgtaAATAATTTGCAGGGGAGGCCAACTAATGGCTCTCAGATCGTTAAATTTTTCAACGTAcagggggcgttgccccccGTACCCCTCGGCaggggcgctgcccctgcaccccacatACTTTCAggtttttcaatttttgggAGTGGCAACCATGCAACATGCGTCAACATTGCGGGTGAAGGAACCGTACTTGCCAGTGTGCAGGCTACAGAGGCTGTTTTAAACAGTGAAAACTGCACGTTACACACAGACGGTACCTCCAGGAGCCAGAGAAAGTATGTGAGTCAACAGTTCACATTGGAGGACAAGACAACACTGACCCTTGGTTATCGTACAGTGGTCTGTGAGGATGCTGCGACACTCCTTGAAGTGACAATAAAACAGCTTGAGGAGATGAGTGAACTGTATGCTGAAGCAACTTTGAATGACCAGCAAATGGTGTTGAATGACCAGCAAATGGTGTACAAGTTACTTTTAGAAAAGATGACTAGTTTGATGTCAGACAGAGCTTCTGTCATGAAAAAATACAACCAAGATTTTCAGGATTTTGTTACAACCCAGCTTGGTCGTGACACTGTGCTTCATTTTTTACATTGTAATGCACACTTCTTGTTGGGACTCAGCAGAGCTTGTGAGACTGGAATGAAAACTGTAGAAGGGGGCGAGAAGAGACGTTTATGCCAAATATCACATGTTTGCCAGATCAGCTGAGTGTTCGACTTCACGTGTCATCCGGACTTCGTCTGCTTTGTTTGGGGCACGGGGGGACCAGAAAAGCGGATGCAGAGAAGAGTGGCTGGCTTTTTGTGATGGTGCCGACATCAAATCCCGCATGACAAGCTACAGGTCCAACCGGTTTAACtcatattttctttctttatttggtgtttaacgtcgttttcaaccacgaaggttatatcgtggcggggaaaggggggagatgggatagagcaacttgtcaattgtttcttgttcacaaaagcactaatcaaaaaattgctccaggggcttgcaacgtagtacaatatattaccttactgggagaatgcaagtttccagtacaaaggacttaacatttcttacatactgcttgactaaaaatctttacaaaaattgactatattctatacaagaaacacttaacaagggtaaaaggagaaacagaatccgttagtcgcctcttacgacatgctggggagcatcaggtaaattcttccccctaacccgcggggggttttaACTCATACTTTGAAGGGGCTGCGTCAGTCATCTACCATCGCCAGGCCTTGCTGCAGTTCTTCCCCAGCCTCCCGCACTTGAATCTCCTGATCCACAGTGTGCAGGACGACCTCGCAGACAATACACTGATGGCGCTTACTGCTGCCATTGCTGTCCTCTATCTGAGTGTGACTGGTCCCTATTGGCAGATCCTGGAGAGTGGCGTCAAATACACACAGTTTCACTTCTTCGTCAAGGATCTGACAAAAACTTTTGACAGGCAAGTGTTTTACCTCGTCATAGTCTTACTCTTTCTTACTACTAATATGGTTTTTGGTAGGAAAGTAAGTTATATATTAAATACATTTTGTAAATGACTGGATATGAtatgaattgttttgttttgcaggtGGGAGGATGATGCAAGTGAGCTGCTGGACCGAAACTTTGATGGCGTCTTCCAGGGGGACTTTGAGCTAGAGGGCGACAAGACTGCAATGTGGGACAGCGTCTTCGACTTCGTTGAGGATCCCACCATCGCGACGCTTGTCCTGCCTGCGTTGCAGAAGCTGATGCCAGGGCTCCTGGGAGTTTCCCTGAACCAGCTCATTGACTTCCTCCAGGGAGGAAAGTTCGGCGTCCCACCTGCAGCCTACCCAGAAGGTCTGGACCACTGCCCTCTGACTAATTTGCTGGGGGAGAACGTCTTCGGAGACTTTGACTTCGACATCCAGAAGCATCGAAACTCCACACTGCAGAACAGATCTGCGCGACAAATGGTGGCGCATAACAAAACTCCGGAGTGGCTCAACAAAAAGGAAGATGTTGAAAAGACTCACCTACTGCATTTTGCGAGAAAGAAAGCCCCTGGGTTGATGCAACAACGCCGTCGCCAGGAAAAACTGGTGTTTCTTAAATTGAGAGAGCGGATGGCACAGCAGGAGGCCACCCGGCAAATGAAGGCAGCTAAGC of the Littorina saxatilis isolate snail1 linkage group LG14, US_GU_Lsax_2.0, whole genome shotgun sequence genome contains:
- the LOC138947012 gene encoding uncharacterized protein, with the protein product MWDSVFDFVEDPTIATLVLPALQKLMPGLLGVSLNQLIDFLQGGKFGVPPAAYPEGLDHCPLTNLLGENVFGDFDFDIQKHRNSTLQNRSARQMVAHNKTPEWLNKKEDVEKTHLLHFARKKAPGLMQQRRRQEKLVFLKLRERMAQQEATRQMKAAKLAQQKAELIQRIAEQGGACTVRADVSLLLRGLRRRGQKGTVLVEAVKDQVRYQKCVLGQKGQLKLSGTVIHIWLSSFTV